Part of the Campylobacter sp. genome, CCCCCTCCCCCCAAAAACAACCCCCCCCCGGCGGACCCTAAGCACATTTTTCCCCTTTACCCCCTTAAAGTGAATTTTTTAAAAAAAAACCCCCCCCCCCCCCCCCCCCCCCCCGCTTAAAAACGGGTAAATTTATAGCCTAAATTTTAAAATTTCGCCGCAAAAATTTCGCTCTCTTAATCCACGAAATTCCGTGCGCCGCAATTTTGCCGCGCATGCGGCGCTTTGCGCCTTTTAGCGAAATAATCTTGCGGTAAAATTCCAAGATAGCCCGTCCGCATCGCATCGCCGAAATTCCCCGCGCAGTTTTTACGCGCAAAGGCGGTAAAATTTAGAAATTTTAACCAAACTTTCGCTATCATCACGGCTTAAATTTCACCCAAAGGAAACCGATGTTTGAATGGATCGCCTCACCTGAGGCATGGATCAGCCTGGCGACGCTCACGGGGCTTGAGATCGTGCTTGGCATCGACAATATCATCTTTATTGCGATTTTGTGCGGCCGCCTGCCTGAGGCGCAGCGCGGACGCGCCCGTATAATGGGGCTTGCGCTTGCGATGTTCACGCGCATACTGCTACTTCTTAGCTTAAGCTGGATCATGGGGCTAACTAAGCCGCTATTTAGCGTGCTTGCGCGCGATTTTAGCGGACGCGATCTCGTGCTGATCGGCGGTGGATTGTTTCTGCTCGTCAAATCCACGCTCGAGATCCACTCCAGCGCCACTGGCGAGGCACACGAGCATAGCGCTAGCGGCGGCAAGGCGAGCTTCGGCGGCACGCTCGTGCAGATCGCCGTTTTGGACATCATCTTTTCGCTCGACAGCGTCATCACCGCCGTGGGCATGGCGCAGCACCTGCCCGTGATGATCCTCGCAGTCGTCATCGCCGTGGGCGTGATGATGCTCGCTAGCGGCGCGATCGCGCGCTTCGTGGACGCAAACC contains:
- a CDS encoding TerC family protein — translated: MFEWIASPEAWISLATLTGLEIVLGIDNIIFIAILCGRLPEAQRGRARIMGLALAMFTRILLLLSLSWIMGLTKPLFSVLARDFSGRDLVLIGGGLFLLVKSTLEIHSSATGEAHEHSASGGKASFGGTLVQIAVLDIIFSLDSVITAVGMAQHLPVMILAVVIAVGVMMLASGAIARFVDANPTIKILALAFLILVGVSLIADGLGFHIPKGYIYFSMAFSLLVELINIQIRKKSAAK